From the genome of Candidatus Margulisiibacteriota bacterium:
TACAGTTTATGAATTATTAGGTGACAAAGGGAAGAACGCTTATTTCCCAAAGTCGGGTATTCTTTCTCAAGCAGCACAAGCTAGTGGCAAGAAAATTAATGCTACCATAGGTATTGCTACTGAGGATGATGGTTCCCCCATGAGACTAGATTCTCTTACCAAAAACATTGGTTTAGCGCCTGAAAAAGTTTTCCCCTATGCCCCTAGTTATGGGAGACCAGATATAAGAGCAAAATGGCAAGAACATATTTATGAAAAAAATCCTTCACTTAAGGATAAGCCAATAAGTTTGCCAGTTGTAACAAATGCTTTAACTCATGGTCTTAGTATTATTGGTCAAATGTTTTTTAATGAGGGCGAAAAATTAGTTCTTTCCGACCTCTATTGGGAAAACTATGGCCTTGTTTTTGAACAACCGTTTGGCGTTAAGTTTGATTTAATGAATACTTTTAGTGGAGAAGGTTTAGACCTTGAAGCTTTTGAGGCGAAATTATCAGTAAAAAAAGCCGGGAAAATAGCTGTTTTATTGAACTTTCCTAACAATCCTACAGGTTATACTCCAACCGAAAAAGAAGCGCTGGCAATAGTTGATGTAATAAAAAGATCCGCGGATAAGGGTAATAAGTTATTAATTATTTTAGATGATGCATATTTTGGACTGGTTTATAAAAAGAATATTTTTAAAGAGTCTTTGTTTGCTCAGCTAGCAGATTTGCATAAGAATGTGTTAGCAGTAAAGATAGATGGTCCAACAAAAGAGGATTATGTTTGGGGTTTTAGGGTTGGGTTTATTACTTATGGAATCAAAGATGGAGACAAGGAATTATATTCTGCTTTAGAAGCCAAGACAGCTGGGCTTATTAGAGGGAATATTTCTAATGCATCTAATTTGTCACAGTCACTACTTATGACCGCTTATAGTTGTCCAAACTATGCTAAAGAAAAACAAAAGAAATTTGAGATACTAAAATCAAGATATGAAGTTGTGGTGAAGGAGCTACAAGATAAAAAAGAATATGCGGAGTTTTTTACAGCTCTACCGTTCAATTCTGGATATTTTATGTGTGTTGACCTGGCTAAGGGAATAGACGGTGAGGCATTGAGAAGACTTTTGTTGGACGAGTTTGGCACAGGAGTTATTTTGTGTGGAGGGGTAATTCGTATTGCGTTTTCTGCAGTTCAAAAGAAATTAATACCAGAGCTTTTTGATAATTTATATCAGGCTTGTAAAAAGCTAAGTAAATAACTTTATTTTGCTACTTTAGATAATTTTCTTAAAGAAAATAAATAAATTACGCCAGCACCCAAGGCAAAAGTGCTTATTACAATTGAAGCAAATCCTCCAATGATAGGGAATAATTTAACAATAGAGATGGTGATGATTCCTAAAATGGTTTCCCAAAGCATAGGAATCCCTTTTATTCTAAATAACCCAGCTATTTTTTTCCCAATAAGTTGATAGATAGCCACTGTTCCTAATAAGACAATAATGATTAAAGCAACAAAGAAGAGCGGGACAAGGGTTATTCCTAGCAAAGATATTAGTAAAAGAAAAGTGATAGGAAGAATAAGCAAAGAGGTAATAATGCCAAATCCTAAAGTTTTCCAAGGAGTTGATTCCGCTACAAAAGAAATACCACCTATAGTTTTTGGAAACAACATTACAGCCAATAGAATTAAAATGATAAAGGAGAGAGAGAAAACAGGGCCAATAAATTTGAAAATTTTAGGCGCTTTTGGTTCATAGTATTTCCAGGAATTACTTATTTTCATTACTTGGTCAGAAGACATAGAGGTAATGCCCCCTGCAATTTGAGTGCCTCTTGATTTATTTACTGTGCCACCGATAACAACAGTTTCTCCTTTAATGATGGCGTCTCTGCCCAGGGAAAGATTGCCATTAAGTAGGAGAATATTTTCTTCAACGGTGCCATTTAGCGTGACGTTTCCATTGATACAAACTATATTTTTTACAATCTCGTCTTTTCCAATATCAAGGTTCTCGCCATTTTTAAAGATATTAATATCAGTAAACCCTTGTAGTAACAATATAGAAGTTAGAAAGAAGCTTGTGATTAAAATTTTTTTGAATTTGAACATGTTAATCCCCCCAGATTATATAATTAAAGATCGTAATAATTTTGTGTCCTTATAGATTCTATTATAGAATACCATTAAGGGGAACAATTATAAATACAATTAAATGGGAATCTCGAATTATTGATACGATATTATTATAAGTCCTTTTTGAAAAGGATTAGTTGTGTATTAAAGAGGAAGCAAAATGGAAATAGGTAGTATCAATATATCAAACACACCTCATATACAGATAGATTCAAGGCGAGAAGAAAAGGATCTTGATAGGCCAAACTTTAAAGATTT
Proteins encoded in this window:
- a CDS encoding aminotransferase class I/II-fold pyridoxal phosphate-dependent enzyme, which translates into the protein MDNQALELNQTIQKNNATVYELLGDKGKNAYFPKSGILSQAAQASGKKINATIGIATEDDGSPMRLDSLTKNIGLAPEKVFPYAPSYGRPDIRAKWQEHIYEKNPSLKDKPISLPVVTNALTHGLSIIGQMFFNEGEKLVLSDLYWENYGLVFEQPFGVKFDLMNTFSGEGLDLEAFEAKLSVKKAGKIAVLLNFPNNPTGYTPTEKEALAIVDVIKRSADKGNKLLIILDDAYFGLVYKKNIFKESLFAQLADLHKNVLAVKIDGPTKEDYVWGFRVGFITYGIKDGDKELYSALEAKTAGLIRGNISNASNLSQSLLMTAYSCPNYAKEKQKKFEILKSRYEVVVKELQDKKEYAEFFTALPFNSGYFMCVDLAKGIDGEALRRLLLDEFGTGVILCGGVIRIAFSAVQKKLIPELFDNLYQACKKLSK